The Marinomonas profundi DNA segment GCGGAGTTATCGGCGAAGCTTTTAAACAATTTCAGCTGATTAATAAGAAGGTGACGTTCTGTGATGTCTCGCGCCACGCCCAACATGCCATTAAAATGGGACGCTTCGGCGTTTATCGGCACGCGGTGCACGTCAAATAAACGAGGCTCGCCGCCATCTTTTGGGTAACCCCAGCTTTGTTCATGCACCGTGATGCCGCTTTTTAGGGCTTTATCGTCTTGACGCTGATAGTAATCACCTTTGCCGTCTAGGTTTAAATCCTTATCGGTTTTGCCTTTAATATCATCCGGTGACAACAAATTAAAATCCAAAAATGCCTGATTGCAATCCAAATATCGTCCTTGCTCGTCTTTAGACCAAACTGCATCGGGGATATTATTGAGCAAAGACGACAGAGTTAATTCCCGTTGGCGGGACTCTTCTCGTGCCGTAATTAAGGCATTTTCTGTGCTGACTAGGTGGCTAATTTCCTCAAAAACTCCCGCAACATTATGCACTTGATGGCGTTTATTCCAGCGCGTCGCACTGCCTCGCATTTCAATCCAGTAAGCAGTATGTTGAGCGTTTTCTATTCTCAGTCGTATTAATTTGGGTGAGAACTGAGCTTCCTGTTCCAGTAATTCTGCTTTCCATGTTTTAAAATGAGCGAGGTCTTGGGGCGATAAAAACGCCTCCCACTCCGTCATCGTCGTTGGGACTTTTTCCTCAACAAAGCCAAGGCGCATAAAAAATTCAGCCGACACATACAAGCGTTCCGTTTCTGGAAACCACTCCCAAATGCCGGCGTTAGTGGCCAAAATAGCCCTTGAATAGCGACGCTGTAACAGCTTAAAACGCACCAAAAAAATAAGCTGCAACACAACCAACACAAACGCAGTGATACAAAACAAAACAACCAGCACGTTAAAAATAGCAGGCAATTCAATATCCATGTTTAGCATTCCTTAACAACGGACTATCGCTGGTAAATGGCTCTTTAGGCCAAATAAGGTTGTGTGATTTAAAGCTTTTCGGGCTTATGGAAAAAGTAGCCTTGCCCCCATTCAACACCAAGCGATTGCAAGGCATTAACAATGTTTTGGTTTTCAACAAACTCAGCAACAACGGGTTTATTGAGCATTTGCGCCAGTTTCACGATTGAATCCACCATGCCGCGATGAATTTCGTTCACGTGCATATCTTTAATAAACATGCCGTCAATTTTTATCAGATCAAAAGGCAGATCCATTAAATACGCAAAGGACGAAAAGCCTGTGCCAAAATCGTCTAAAGCAATCGTGCAACCATGCTGATGCAGCAACGCCATAAAACGTCGAGTATCGCTAAAATTGTTAAGCGCTTCGGTTTCCGTAATTTCAAAACAGAATTTCCGGCCATCTAATTGATAATACGCCAGTTGTTCAATAATAAACTGAGCAAAGTTTTCTTCGCGCACCGACAAGGCCGAGACGTTTAATGCCACTTGATCTATCTCTTCCCAGAGTTCTGCTCGCTCAGATAATTGCTGCATGGTGTGGCTAATCACCCAGCGGTCTATTTTAGATACGATACCAAAGCGTTCGGCCGCGCGAATAAAGTCATTGGGGTAAATCAAGCCTCCCGTTTTTTCATCCTGTAAACGCACCAGTATTTCGATTTTTTTCTTTGATTCATCCTTCATTAATGAAAAAACTTGCTGGAAATGCACTTCAAACAAGTCTTTTTCCAGCCCATCAATAATGCGCAATCCCCAGTTCAAATTACCTCGGTGTTCATCATAGGCAAGGTCTTTGGCGTTTTTAATAATACGCGAATGAATACCGGACTTTTTACTTGAGTAACACACTTCATCGGCCAACATGACCACTTGTTCAAACGACACCATATCCAACGTAATCGGAATCGCCACTTGCGTAATACTCAGGCGAAACTGACGTTCATCCCATGCAAAAATAAAGTTTTTAAAACCTTGCTGTAACCTGCGGAAAAAGGATTCAACCGCTTCATCACCCCCTTCGCTAACGACAATGGCAAACTTGTCGCCACTTAAACGGGCACAAAAATCGTGCTGAGGGTCGCTCAGCTCACTCATTAAAATAGCAAGCTGATGTAAGAGTTCATCACCCGCAATACAGCCACAAGAATCGTTTATCAATCGAAACTCGTTAATATCAACCAAGATAAAATACGGGGTGTAAGCGGCGGTTTTTGCTTGAATCCCAGAAATGAGATAGGAAATGTGTTCGTCTAAAGCGTCACGATTATAGAGCTGGGTAACAAAGTCATGCTTTGCTAGGTAGTTGAGTCGATCTTGCATATAGCGCCGCTCATTCACTTCGGTGCGCAGATTGCGGTTGAGCAAATTCAAATCGGCGGTACGTTCTCGTACTTTTTCTTCGAGCGAATGGGTCAATTCTCTTAATTCATGGATCAGATGAAAGCGTTCTAATTGATGCTGAACCCTTGAGCGCACCTCTTCAACACGAATGGGTTTACTGATGTAATCGTTGCCGCCAGCATCAAATCCTCGGCTGATATCGTCCACTAAGGCGGTGACAAAAATAATAGGCACATCTTTATGTAGGGGGTTGGCACGAATTCGACGGCAGGTTTCAAAGCCATCAATACCGCCCATCATAACATCCAGCAAAATAAGACAAGGTTGCATTCGTTCTAACAGCGCCAAGGCACGTTCACCGGAGTTAGCCACCGCAATCTGGCAATCCAATGCATCTATTACTTCCTTTAAAACGCGTAAATTTTCGGGAACATCATCGACAATTAACACCGTTGGAGACTGCTTCATACCTAGCTATGCCTTTTCTATAATGTAGCCATCACATCAATAAAATAATGAAAAACCTATAAGCAAACAATAACCGTACAACATGGACAAATACTACCCCTGTTTGTCATCAAATATCCATCTAAGTTATTCATTCTAACCACGCTGCATGACAATGCGATTAACGCCACACGTTTCGCACTGAATACATTAATTAGTACGCAACAAAAGCGAAAGAGGGTTACAATATCGCCATGAGAATAACACTTAGACAATTACAAATTTTTGAAGCCGTCGTGCACACTGGCTCCGTTACCGCCGCGGCGGAAATGGTCTCCATCAGCCAGCCTGCGGCCAGTCAAGCGCTGCGTGAACTAGAAGCATTACTAGGACGCCCGCTGTTTCGTCGCCATGGTAAACGCTTGCAAATTACCCCCCAAGCTCGGCATCTTCTTCCTCAAGCTCGTGCGGTGCTCAGCCAAATAGAGCAGATAGAAAGCATGGGCAACGAAAATGAATTGAGCGGCTCCCTTCATTTGGCGGCCAGTGTCAGCGTTGGCAATTACGTACTGCCGAAACAAATGTCGCTGTTTAAGCGCCAACACCCCAATATTCGTTTTAATTTAGACATCGGCAACACTCAAAGCGTTATTCAGCAGTTACTTACCGGCAAAGCCGAGGTAGGCTTTATTGAAGGCTACTGCCAACACGCGGAGCTCATGACGCAAGTATGGCTCAAAGATGAACTGGTGGTGTTTGGTTCAAGCCAAGAAGAACGTCCCGAAGCGTTATCTTGGGAAGATTTAAAACAAGCCAGTTGGGTAATGCGAGAAGCAGGCTCCGGCACACGAAATATATTAGAACAAGCCACCGCCGCTGAAATACCGCAACTCAATGTGGTGCTTTCTCTCGCCCATATGGAAGCCGTGAAACAAGCGGTTATTCACCAAATGGGGCTGGGATGTTTGTCACGCATGGCGATTTCACAAGAGCTTAACTCCGGCCTGATTCGACTTTATCAAACGCCCCTTGAGCTCAATCGAAATTTATTAATCGTCACCCCAAAAAACACCGCATTAACTCAAAATGCGCAACGCTTTATTGATCTTTGTGGCACCGCCCCGACGTTATTAAGCTTGTAAATGGTGGATCGGATTAAACGAGTCAATAGCGGATCAATGAAACAGATGAGATGTCGTGATAACTCAAAACACGATATGAATGAAAAATCTGAAGTATTTAGCGTTGTACTTTACACCAAGGTCAATACAATCAATTCATACCACACATAAATCACGCGAATAGCATAACACTCATGAATATAAATAAGATCGATCTGAACTTGCTCATTTATCTCGATGTCCTGCTAAGAGAGTGCAATGTAACGCGCTCCGCGAATAAGCTTAACATTACCCAACCGGCCATGAGCAATGGCTTAAAGCGACTCCGTGACTTATTAAATGACCCCTTACTGGTCAGAACCAGTGAAGGCATGAAGCCCACAGAAAAAGCCCTCAGACTACAGCCTATTGTACGTAAGGTGCTGCTTGAACTAGAAGAAGCCTTACAACCTGAAGCCGATTTTAACGAAAGCACCAGTACCCGAGTCTTTCGCATAATGGCCAGTGATTACGCCGCTTCGACTGTGATTCCAAAGCTACTAAATCGCCTACGTGAATACGCCCCAGGCATCACCTTAGACATAATGACGCCGAGCGATGTCACCTTTCATGATGTGGAAGCCGGCAAAATTGACATGGCGATTAACCGCTTTGAAGAACTCCCTCAATCTTTTCATCAAAAAAGTGTCTGGTTTGATACCTTTGTCTGCATGATGAGTTCAAAAAACCCTATTAAAGACCATTTTGATATCGAAGCGTAT contains these protein-coding regions:
- a CDS encoding GGDEF domain-containing response regulator, giving the protein MKQSPTVLIVDDVPENLRVLKEVIDALDCQIAVANSGERALALLERMQPCLILLDVMMGGIDGFETCRRIRANPLHKDVPIIFVTALVDDISRGFDAGGNDYISKPIRVEEVRSRVQHQLERFHLIHELRELTHSLEEKVRERTADLNLLNRNLRTEVNERRYMQDRLNYLAKHDFVTQLYNRDALDEHISYLISGIQAKTAAYTPYFILVDINEFRLINDSCGCIAGDELLHQLAILMSELSDPQHDFCARLSGDKFAIVVSEGGDEAVESFFRRLQQGFKNFIFAWDERQFRLSITQVAIPITLDMVSFEQVVMLADEVCYSSKKSGIHSRIIKNAKDLAYDEHRGNLNWGLRIIDGLEKDLFEVHFQQVFSLMKDESKKKIEILVRLQDEKTGGLIYPNDFIRAAERFGIVSKIDRWVISHTMQQLSERAELWEEIDQVALNVSALSVREENFAQFIIEQLAYYQLDGRKFCFEITETEALNNFSDTRRFMALLHQHGCTIALDDFGTGFSSFAYLMDLPFDLIKIDGMFIKDMHVNEIHRGMVDSIVKLAQMLNKPVVAEFVENQNIVNALQSLGVEWGQGYFFHKPEKL
- a CDS encoding LysR substrate-binding domain-containing protein, whose product is MRITLRQLQIFEAVVHTGSVTAAAEMVSISQPAASQALRELEALLGRPLFRRHGKRLQITPQARHLLPQARAVLSQIEQIESMGNENELSGSLHLAASVSVGNYVLPKQMSLFKRQHPNIRFNLDIGNTQSVIQQLLTGKAEVGFIEGYCQHAELMTQVWLKDELVVFGSSQEERPEALSWEDLKQASWVMREAGSGTRNILEQATAAEIPQLNVVLSLAHMEAVKQAVIHQMGLGCLSRMAISQELNSGLIRLYQTPLELNRNLLIVTPKNTALTQNAQRFIDLCGTAPTLLSL
- a CDS encoding LysR family transcriptional regulator produces the protein MNINKIDLNLLIYLDVLLRECNVTRSANKLNITQPAMSNGLKRLRDLLNDPLLVRTSEGMKPTEKALRLQPIVRKVLLELEEALQPEADFNESTSTRVFRIMASDYAASTVIPKLLNRLREYAPGITLDIMTPSDVTFHDVEAGKIDMAINRFEELPQSFHQKSVWFDTFVCMMSSKNPIKDHFDIEAYLQAQHIWVSKTGFGVGVGMDPTDVQKLGWVDEALQTLNHKRSIRVFTRSYHTAMHLALEQDLIATLPKKVAMVNKKNPDLVILDPPFNIPQIELKMIWSPLLHHDASHIWFRRQVIDVANELKDQSEQ